Within the Agromyces ramosus genome, the region CCGTGAGGCGAGCGTGACGTTGTCGAGCACGCTGAGGTGCGGGAACAGGTTGTAGTGCTGGAAGACGACGCCGATGCGGGCTCGCACGCGGTCGGCGTCGACGCGCGGGTCGCTGACATCGGCACCGCCGAGGAGGATGACCCCGTCGTCGATGGGCTCGAGGAGGTTCACGGTGCGCAACAGCGTCGACTTGCCCGAGCCGCTCGCACCGACGAGCGCGACGACCTCGTGCGGCGCGACGTCGAGGTCGATGCCGCGGAGCACGACATGGTCGCCGAAGGCGCGACGGATGCCTCGCAGGCTCAGCACCCCGGCCGCGACGGGCGCCGGGGCATCCGCTGCCGGCCGCTCAGTGCGGCTCATACGATGCTCCCGACCTGCTCGCGTGCCCGTGTCTTCGCCGAGAGCCAGTCGGTCAGCCGGATCATCGGCCAGGCGAGCAGCACGAAGAGCAGCCCGGCGACCACGTACGGCGTGAAGTTGAAGAAGTGCGCCGTCTCGATCTGGGCCGCCCGCACGGCGTCGACCGCGCCGAGCACCGAGATGAGGCCCACATCTTTCTGCATCGCGACGAAGTCGTTCATGAGCGCCGGGGTCACCTTGCGCAGTGCCTGCGGGAGCACGACCCGTCGCATCGTCTGGCCATGGCTGAGGCCCAGCGATCGCGCGGCGAGCCGCTGTGACGGGTGCACCGCCTCGATGCCGGCTCGGAACACCTCGGAGACGTAGGCCGAATAGGTGAGGATCAGGGCGATCGTGCCCCAGAACGCCGCCGGCATTCGACCGAAGAAGTCGAGCCCCGGAATGCCGTAGCCCACGAGGTAGAGCACGATGATGAGCGGGATGCCCCGGAAGAGGTCGGTGTAGCCCGCCGCGAGGGCGCGGAGTGGGAAGAACACCGGACCGCGCAGCGTGCGCAGCGTCGCCAGCACGAGCGCGAAGATCGCCACGCCGATGCTCGCGGCGACGAGCACCTGGATGTTCAGCCAGAGCCCTTCGAGCACTCGCGGGAGCGACGCGAGCGCGACCTCGGGGTCGAAGAACGTCTGCTGCACCTGCGCCCAGCCGGGAGAGCCGATGAGCGCCCACGCGAGGAGCGCGGCGAGCACGAGGGTGGAGAGCGCGCTGATGAGCACCGATCGCCGGGTCTGCCGGCGCCGGAAGCCACGCCGCTCCTGCTCGACCGCGCTCGGTTGCCACGCAGCGCCGCCCGCGCCCCCTGGGGCATCGATCGTGTCGGTCACGAGGCCACGCTAGCGGCGGTTCGCCGATGTCGTGTCGCCCGGGAGCACGAGGGTCGTCACTCGAGCACGGGCGCCGCGCCCTCGCCGCCCAGCCACTCGGCGGCGAGCTCGTCGAGCGTGCCGTCCTCGCGGAGCGCGTCGACGGCGGCGGTGACCTCGGCGGTGAGTGGCGAGTCCTTCGTGAGTACGAGCCCGAAGGCGTCGCCGCCACCGGCCGTCGTCGGCAGCTGGCCGACGATCGTGCCACCGTCGAGCTCGACGCCCGTGAGGTAGAACGCGGTCGGCAGGTCGACGACGATGGCGTCGACGGTGCCGTTCTGCAACGCGAGCTTGGCGTCGTCGTTCGTGTTGAACACCTGCGCGCCCGCCGTGGGCTGGATCACGGTCTCGATCGCGTCGAAGCTCGTGGTGCCGGTCTGTGCGCCGATGAGGAGGCCCTGCAGGTCGGCGATCGAGGTGGCGGATGCCGCGGGTGAGTCGTCGATCGTGATGACGACTTGCGTCGTCTCGTAGTAGGGGGAGGAGAAGTCGACGTTCTCGGCGCGTTCTTCAGTGATCGAGAACTGTTGCAGGTTGAAGTCGAAGTCCTTCGGCCCGGGGGCGATCGCCTGGTCGAAGGTGCTGCGCACCCACACCACGTCGTCGTGGGCGAAGCCGAGCTCGTCTGCCACGGCGTAGGCGACCGCGGCCTCGAAGCCCTCGCCCGAAGCGGGGTCGTCGTCGAGCACCCACGGGTAGTAGGCGGGCTCGCCGGTGCCGATCGTGAGCTTGCCCCCGGTGACGTGGCCGGACGCGCCGCCGCCGCCGTTCGCGTCGCCCGCCGAGCATGCAGCGAGGACGATGGTCGCGGATGCCGCGACGAGGAGCGCGGCGAGGGAGCGTCGGGTCATGTGAGCCTCCGAAGGATGTGCTCCCAGCATCCCCGATGCCACCGTCGCTCCGGTCATGCGTGGCGGAATGTGACGCTCGGATAGGCTCGTGCCATGACGGAGGTGGGGGAGCGGGTGGCATCCGCCTCGGTCATCCGGAACATGCTCGCCGGGCGACGCTCGCTGTGGTGCGCGTTCGTGCTCGTGCACCTCGTGCTCAGCTGGGTGAACCTCACGGCTCCCGGCTACCCGCTCGGCGACGTCACTGCGGTGTACCGGGTCTGGGCGGAGAACGCCGCCGAGGGCTGGGTGCGCATGGGCATCGACGTGCCGTGGGTCTACCCGATCCTGGCCTTCGCGCCGATGGCGGCGGCGCTCGCCCTAGGACCGGAGCTCTACGCCGTGACCTGGCTCGCGATCGTCGCGGTGCTCGACGCGATCGCGTTCGGCGCATTGCTCGGACGGGCGGGGCTCTCGCGGCGCCGGCGGCTCGCCGCCTGGTGGTGGCTCGGCTTCCTCGCCCTGCTCGGGCCGATCGCGTTCGGTCGCATCGACGCGATCACCGTCCCCCTCGCGATCACGGGGCTGCTCTGGGCGGCAGGCCGGCCGCGGGTCGCGGCGGTGCTGCTGACGATCGGCGCGTGGGTGAAGGTCTGGCCGGCGGCACTGTTCGTCGCGCTCGTGATCGCCTCGCGCCAGCGCGTCGACGCGCTCACGGTCGCGGCCGCGCTCAGCGCCGGCATCCTGGGGGTGAGCCTCCTCGCCGGGTCCGGGTTGAACGCCCTCGGTTTCGTCGCCGAGCAGACCGGGCGCGGCCTGCAGATCGAGGCTCCCCTCGCGGTGGCCTGGCTGTGGCAGATCGTCGGCGGTTCGGAGACCGTGGAGATCGAGTACTCCCGCGACATCCTGACGTTCCAGATCGAAGGGCCGGGTGCGGAGGCCGCGGCCGCCCTCACCACGCCGCTCATGGCCGCCGGCGTGCTCGCCGTCGTGCTCCTCGGCCTGCGGGCGGTGCGACGAGGGGCGGCGTTCGGCCGCATCATGCCTCCGCTCGCGCTGAGCCTGATCGTCGTGCTCATGCTCGCGAACAAGGTCGGCTCCCCGCAGTTCGCGACGTGGCTCGCAGCTCCCGTCATCCTGGGGCTCGTGTACCGCCCGGCGCGGTTCGCCGTGCCAGCGGCCATCGCCGCCGCGGTCGCACTCTTCACGCACATCATCTACCCCTACTGGTACGGCTGGCTCCTCGTCGCGAACCCCGCGTTCGTGTTCCTCCTCACCGTGAAGGTCGGTCTTCTGGCGGCCCTGCTCGTGTGGGGGATCGCGGCATTGTGGCAGGCTGGACGAAGGCGGGAAACGGCGCCCGCAGCCGCGTGACGCACCGTTCCGCCTGAGGAGGAGAAGCACATGCTGGTCGCATTCTCAGTAGCGCCGAGCGGCACCGGACGCAACGACGGTTCAGTGCACGACGCGGTGGCCGCGGCCGTCAGGATCGTGCGCGAATCCGGACTGCCGAACCGCACCGACTCCATGTTCACGACGATCGAAGGTGAGTGGGACGAGGTGTTCGACGTCGTGAGGCGTGCGACCGAGGCGGTCGGCGCGTACGGCACCCGGGTCTCACTCGTGCTCAAGGCGGACATCCGGCCCGGATACACGGGCGAGCTCGACGGCAAGGTGCATCGGCTCGAGCAGGAGCTCTCCGGCGGCTGAGCGCGCGTCATGTCGCGCCGCCCGTCGATGAGCGAGACCGACGCCCGAGCTCGACGAACGAAGATGGCGTGGTCGAACACCCCACGGGCCGAAAGCCGCCCCTGCCGGCCAATCTCGCCAGGCTCGAGCGGCTGTCAGCTCTTCTGCAGTTCCTCGGCGAGCATCACGAGGATGCCGCTCGGCCCGCGGAGGTAGGTGAGCTTGTAGACGTCTTCATAGGTCGCGACGCCGCGAAGCGGACCGTATCCGTGGCGTGCGGCCACCTCGAGGGCTTCGTCGATGTCGTCGACCGAGAAGGCGACGCGGTGCATGCCGATCTCGTTGGGACGAGTGGGCTCCGACTCGATCGCTTCGGGGTGGAGGTACTCGAAGAGCTCGAGGCGACCGTGACCGTCTGGCGTCTGGAGCATCGCGATCTTGGCGTGGTTGCCATCCAGGCCGACGGCAGTGTCGGTCCACTCGCCGCTGACCGTGTCACGGCCGACGACGGTGAGACCGAGGTCGGTGAAGAAGGAGATCGCTGCTTCGAGGTCGCGAACCGCGATGCCGACGTTCTCGAGTTTGATGGCCATGTGTGGCATGCTACCGAGCCGGACCGACTCGTCACGACGGCAGCTCGGGGTCGAATCGATTCGATACGTGCGACAATTGTCGGGTGACCCTCTCATCCGACGGGCCGACGACGCTGTCGCCGGCCCGTATTCGTTGGGCGCTCCTCGCGCTCGCCCTCGGCGGCTTCGGCATCGGCTGCACCGAGTTCGTGGCCATGGGCCTCCTCCCGAACATCGCGCGGGACCTGCTCCCGGTGCTCTACGCGACGGCCCCCGAAGACGCGAACGCCGGCGCAGGGTGGGTCATCTCCGCGTATGCGCTCGGCGTCGTCGTCGGCGCGCCGACCATCGCCGCGGCCGCCGCGCGCTGGCCGCGCAAGCGCCTGCTGCTCGCGCTGCTCACCGCGTTCACCCTGGGCACCGCCGCGTCGGCGGTGCTCCCCAGCTTCGGGCTCGTGCTCATCGCCCGCTTCATCGCCGCGCTTCCGCACGGTGCCTACTTCGGCATCGCCTCGCTCGTGGCGGCGAGCCTCATGGGCCCGGGCAAACGCGCGAGAGGGGTCGCGCTCGTACTCTCAGGGCTCACGATCGCCAACGTCGTCGGTGTGCCCGCGATCACCTGGCTCGGGCAGATGGCCGGCTGGCGCATGGCCTACCTCGCGGTCGCCGCGATCTTCGCCCTGACCTTCGTCGCCGTGGCGTTCGCCGTGCCGTGGCAGCCGGGCGACCCCGCGGCCACGATGCGGCGCGAGCTCCGCGCCTTCACCCGGGCGCAGGTCTGGTTCGCCCTCGGCATCGGCGCGATCGGCTTCGGCGGGCTCTTCGCCGTGTACAGCTACGTCGCGCCGCTCGCCACGGAGGTGACCGGACTGCCGCTCGCGGCGGTGCCACTCGTGCTCATCGTCTTCGGCGTCGGCATGACGATCGGCAATCTCGCGGGCGGGCGCCTCGCCGACTGGAGCGTGCGACGGTCGATGTACCTGTTCTTCGCCGTCCTGGCGGCCGCGCTCGTGCTGCTCGGGTTCACCGCCTCGAGCCCGGTCGGTCTCGCCGTCGGCGTGTTCCTCGTGGGCGCGTCGTCCGCTGCGCTGTCACCCACGATCCAGGCGCGCCTCATGGACGTGGCCCACGACAGCCAGTCGATCGCGGCGGCCCTCAACCACTCCGCGCTGAACATCGGCAACAGCCTCGGTGCGCTGCTCGGCGGCATCGCGATCGCCGCCGGGCTCGGCTACGTCGCCCCGATCTGGATCGGGCTCGTGCTCACCATCGCGGGGTCGCTGCTCGCGGTCACCTCGTTCGCGCTCGACCGGTCGCGCGGCCGTCGCGGCGTCGTGGTGCCGTACGCGACCGGTGCCATGGAGGTCGTCGAGCTCTGACGCGAGACAAGGCGCGCGCTGGAGTTCCGGCCGCGTGACCGCCGGCGAAACCCCTCAGTCGGACTGCAGGAGGATGCCGTCGAGAATGGCGCGCTTGCGCAGCGCCACCTTCGTGCCGACGTCGAATCCCGACGCCCGGTACTTCTCGCGGATGCGCTTCAAGTAGCTCTTGGCCGTCTCTTCGGAGATGCCGAGCTGGAAGGCGACCGCCTTCACGGGCTGCCCGGCGCCATACAGCGCCATCACACGCCGCTCCTGGGCCGAGAGCTTCGGCACGGTGCCCTCGTCGGCGAGCGCGAGCTGGAGCTCGGGAGTGAGGTACGACTCGCCCAGGCGAGCGGCCCGGATCGCCTCGATGATCGTCTCGACGGGCTCGGACTTCACGAGGTAGCCGAGCGCGCCGGCGCCGAGCGCCTCGCGCACCACGGCCGGCTCCGAGTAGGTGCTCATCAGCATCGTCGCCACCTCGGCGGACTTCAGCATCGACAGCTTCAGCGAGATGGGGATGTTGTCGCGGAGGTCGAGGTCGAGGAGTACGACATCGACGGGGAATGCCGGGTGGGCGAGGAGCTCGGACCACGACGGCACGGCCGCGACGAGCTCGATGTCGGTTGCCGCGCCCCGGATCCACTCGGAGAGCGCCCCGAGCAGCATGCGGTGGTCGTCGACGATCGCGAGTCGGATCGGTGCAGTGGTGTCGGCCATTCAGCTTCCCCTCGGACGGGCGGCCGCACGGGCGGCCGGCGCATTCACCGGAGTGGTCGGGTCCACCCGGCAGTCGATGTCGATGCGGAACGAATCCGTGCCCGCGGTGACGTCGTGCCTCCCGACACTACCGACAGCATCCCACGTCGCGGGGTCGACATGTCGACGAGCGACACCCGCGACCTCGATCGAGAGCGTGAACGAGGAGGGATCGGCGTCGTGACCATGGTCGGCCTCGCGGCAGGTCACTCCCACGAGGAGCGGCGTCGCCCCCCGCTTCTGGTGGGTACCCGAGAGCAGCCAGAGGGCGAAGAGCAATCCGTCGCGCTGCTCCTGCGAGAGCAGCCCCGCGAGGCCCGAGGGGTCGTCGACGGTGACGCGGTCGCTGAGATACGCCGACTCGGTCACGGCGTGCCGGAGCCAGGTGTCGTTGCGCCCCTCGATGAGGCGCACCCGGAGGCGGGCCGCAACCGACCCGGCCCGCTCGGCGGCGGCATCGGGCAGGGGGATCGCGAGGCGGCCCGATCCGACATCGTCGAGCAGCGTCTCGGCGTCGAAGTCGAGCTGCGCGAGTTCTTCGGAGGCGCGCATGCCGACGGCGCTGCGGGGGGTGGTCACCGTGCTCTGCACGAGCGAGAGGTCGAGCTCGCGGCCGACGAGGCGACGGAAGCCCTGGATCGTGAGCACCACCATGACGAGGGGGAAGACGGCGGATGCCGCGACGGCGAGCCCGGTCACCGTGTGCCGTCCGGCCGAGTCGAACTGGACGAGCGCGGCGACCCCGAGCACCAGGCCGATCGCGGAAGCCACGATGAGCGACACGCGCGTGCCCCGGATGGCGGCGACCGGCATGAGCACGGCCGCCGCCGCCGCTGCGGCGGTGGGGGTCACGCCGAGGTAGAGGAGCCCCGCCGTGGCCGACACGTCGAGCCACACGGGTGCGATGAGTCCGATGAGGAGGAGGATGTAGAGCCAGTCGGGGAGATTTCTCCACGCGATGCGGGAGAGCGCTCCGACCGCGACGACGGCGCCGAGCGCCATCCATGCGCCCCACGGGCCCAGCCCCGGCAGGAAGAACGGCTGGAGGGCGACGGCATGCGCGAAGTGCGCCGCGACGGTGATCGCTGCGGCGATCGTGATGCCGATCGCGAGGCGGCGGCCGCCGTGGCTTTCGCGGACGTCGCCGGCAGCGCGAGCCGAGCGCCTGGGACGCCGGAACTGCGAGCTGCGGTGGCCGGTTGCGAGCACGCTCATGGCTTCGGCACCTCGAGCATGACCGTGGTGCCGGACCCGGGCGAGGAGAAGATGCGCGCCCGGCCGCCGACGGTGTGCAGTCGTCCGACGACGGACTCGGCATAGCCGAGCCGCCCGCGGTCGACGGCCTCGGGCTCGAACCCGTGCCCGGCGTCGGTGACCATGGCACGGACGGTGCGGTCGTCGTCGCTGACGGTGACGTCGGCCTCGTTCACACCTGAGTGGCGGCGCACATTCTCGAGGCACTCGCCGAGTGCGCCGAGCAGCGCGTCGAGGGTCTCCGTCGGCAGCGCAAGGCGTCCGGCGCCGTGCCAGTTCACGTCGAGGCCCATGCGTGCGAAGCGCTGGCGCACCGACTCGAAGGTCGTGCTCAGCACGTCATCGTCGTCGGAGTCGGGTGAGAAGATGGCGGTCGAGCCGTTGTCGAGCGGGGCGCCGAGCCGCAGTTGCCGGAGGAGCCGTGCATCGTCTCCGGCCTGCTGCCGCAGCGCACTCACGCCGACCCCGACGCCGGAGTGCGCGAGCAGGCTCAGCGTCGCGAGCACGGTGTCGTGCAGCACGCGGGCGTCCTGCCGCTGGCGCGCCTCGAGCTCGCTCGCGAGCCGCTCGGCCTCGTGCGCCCTGCCGACCTCGTCGATGCGTGCCGACGTTCGGGCGATCGCGCGATCGAGCCACGCGCCGAGGGACGCGCACGCCGCCCACCCGGCGAAGGTCGCAATGGCGACCGCTGCCAGGTCGTGACCGGCGACGGCCACGAGGCCGATGGCGATGACGCAGGCACCGGCGAGGGCGAGCACGAGCAACGGACCGTCGGGTCGCACGATCAGGGAGATGGCGACGGATGCCGCGGTGACGCCGCCGCTGATCGCGAGCGCGGTGGTGGCCGCGGGGTCGAGCACCGATGCCGCGCCGAGCACGGCGATGAGGGTGACCGCGCAGGCGACCACGCCGAGCGCCGGCAGCACGGCTCCCCGCACCGCGTGGAGCGAGATGAGCACGCACGCACCGAGGCTCAGGATGGCGGCGAGGGCCAGTTCGAGGGCCGAGGCGGTGCCCGGGACGAGGAGGCAGGCGAGCGCGGCGATCGACCCGCACATGCCGCTGACGCGTGCAAGGCGACGCAGGAGCCGGTCACGCTCCTTGTGGATGCGCTTCATGACACCCCCTCACGCACGGGCGGACGACCGATGAACGGTTGCCGTCACCTCCGAACACTAGCGGAGTCGCCCGGATTCGGCAGCGTTGCGCGCCGCGAGATCAGTCGTCGAGCAACGCGGAGAGCGCTGCACCGACGGCGTCGTCTTCGATCAGGAACGCGTCGTGGCCGTACTCGGAGGAGACGAGCACCGGCGTCGGGCCGTGCACGCTGTGCCGAAGCCGGGCCGCGATCTCGGCCTGCCCGGGGAGTGGGAAGTAGCGGTCGCTGTCGATGCCGAGCACGAGGCTGGTCGCCTCGATGCGCGCCAATGCCGCGTCGATGCCGCCCCGACCGCGGCCGAGGTCGTGTGAGTTCATCGCCTGGGTGAGCACGATATAGCTGTTCGCGTCGAAGCGGCGGGTGAACTTGTTGCCGTGGAAGTCGAGGTACGACTCCACGGCGAAGCGCCCATCGCCACCGAGCGGGTCGAGGTCGGACTGCCAGCTGCGCTCGAACCGGTGGTTGAGCTCCGCCGCGGTGCGGTAGTTCAGCATCGCCATGCGACGTGCGAGGGCCAGGCCCCGGGTGGGGCCCTCGCCGTCGGGCGCCTCGTAGAACTCTCCGCCGCGGAACGCCGGATCGGCGCGGATCGCCTCGATCTGCACCGAGTTCAGCGCGATCTGGTCGGCCGTGCTCGCGGCGGGCGCGGCGAGCACGGCGATGCGCTCGACCGCCTCGGGCGCCATGACCGCCCATTCGAGCACGTGCATGGCCCCCATCGAACCGCCGACGACCGCCGCGAAGCGCTCGATGCCGAGCTCGCGGGCGAAGGCGAGCTGCGCCCGCACCTGGTCGCGGATGGTGAGGAAGGGGAATCGGGTCGCCCATTCTGCGCGATCGGGCGCGAGCGAGGCGGGGCCCGTCGACCCCTGGCATCCGCCGAGCACGTTCGGGGCGACCACGAACCACCGATCGGTGTCGATCGCCAGCCCGGGACCCACGATGCCGGGCCACCAGCCGGCACTCGGATGCGCAGGCCCGGCCGCGCCGACGACGTGGCTGTCGCCGGTCAGCGCGTGCAGGATCAGGATCGCGTTGTCCCGCGCGGGCGAGAGGGTGCCCCATTGCTCGTAGGCGATGCGCACCGAGGGCAGCACCCGGCCGGACTCGAGCGGCACGTCGCCGACGTGCACGAAGCGACGGTCGCCGACGGGGTCGCCCTCGCGCCACGCCCCGGTGGCCGGGGCCCGGCCGGCGAGCGACTGCGCGCGCGCCTCGGTGACGATGCTCGCGGGCACCGCGTCGGCCGTCGTCTGCCAGTCCATGCTCTCGATTCTCCCGAACTCCGGCGGGCGGCACGCGTTTGTTACGCGTGACGGGTCTGCCGGCGACCGAGGGTCGCCAGGAGACGACGGATGCCGCGAGCCGAGGCCCGCGGCATCCGTCGTGCTGTGGTCGTGGTCAGACGCGCGCGGCCTCCGCGGCGGCCCGTGATGCTGCGAGACCCGCCTCGAGGTCGGCCTTCAGGTCGTCGATGTTCTCGATGCCCACCGAGAGCCGCACGAGTCCGGGCGTGACGCCCGAGGTGAGCTGCTGCTCGGGCGTGAGCTGCGAGTGCGTCGTCGACGCGGGGTGGATGACGAGCGAGCGCACGTCGCCGATGTTCGCGAGGTGGCTGAACAGCGAGAGGTTGTCGACGAGCGCACGACCGGCGTCGACGCCGCCCTTGAGCTCGAACGACAGCACCGCGCCGACGCCCTTGGGAGCGTAGGTGTTCGCGGCTGCATACCACGGGCTCGAGGGCAGCCCGGAGTAGTTGACG harbors:
- a CDS encoding ABC transporter substrate-binding protein, with the translated sequence MTRRSLAALLVAASATIVLAACSAGDANGGGGASGHVTGGKLTIGTGEPAYYPWVLDDDPASGEGFEAAVAYAVADELGFAHDDVVWVRSTFDQAIAPGPKDFDFNLQQFSITEERAENVDFSSPYYETTQVVITIDDSPAASATSIADLQGLLIGAQTGTTSFDAIETVIQPTAGAQVFNTNDDAKLALQNGTVDAIVVDLPTAFYLTGVELDGGTIVGQLPTTAGGGDAFGLVLTKDSPLTAEVTAAVDALREDGTLDELAAEWLGGEGAAPVLE
- a CDS encoding VOC family protein; this translates as MAIKLENVGIAVRDLEAAISFFTDLGLTVVGRDTVSGEWTDTAVGLDGNHAKIAMLQTPDGHGRLELFEYLHPEAIESEPTRPNEIGMHRVAFSVDDIDEALEVAARHGYGPLRGVATYEDVYKLTYLRGPSGILVMLAEELQKS
- a CDS encoding MFS transporter, translating into MTLSSDGPTTLSPARIRWALLALALGGFGIGCTEFVAMGLLPNIARDLLPVLYATAPEDANAGAGWVISAYALGVVVGAPTIAAAAARWPRKRLLLALLTAFTLGTAASAVLPSFGLVLIARFIAALPHGAYFGIASLVAASLMGPGKRARGVALVLSGLTIANVVGVPAITWLGQMAGWRMAYLAVAAIFALTFVAVAFAVPWQPGDPAATMRRELRAFTRAQVWFALGIGAIGFGGLFAVYSYVAPLATEVTGLPLAAVPLVLIVFGVGMTIGNLAGGRLADWSVRRSMYLFFAVLAAALVLLGFTASSPVGLAVGVFLVGASSAALSPTIQARLMDVAHDSQSIAAALNHSALNIGNSLGALLGGIAIAAGLGYVAPIWIGLVLTIAGSLLAVTSFALDRSRGRRGVVVPYATGAMEVVEL
- a CDS encoding response regulator transcription factor is translated as MADTTAPIRLAIVDDHRMLLGALSEWIRGAATDIELVAAVPSWSELLAHPAFPVDVVLLDLDLRDNIPISLKLSMLKSAEVATMLMSTYSEPAVVREALGAGALGYLVKSEPVETIIEAIRAARLGESYLTPELQLALADEGTVPKLSAQERRVMALYGAGQPVKAVAFQLGISEETAKSYLKRIREKYRASGFDVGTKVALRKRAILDGILLQSD
- a CDS encoding amino acid ABC transporter permease; its protein translation is MTDTIDAPGGAGGAAWQPSAVEQERRGFRRRQTRRSVLISALSTLVLAALLAWALIGSPGWAQVQQTFFDPEVALASLPRVLEGLWLNIQVLVAASIGVAIFALVLATLRTLRGPVFFPLRALAAGYTDLFRGIPLIIVLYLVGYGIPGLDFFGRMPAAFWGTIALILTYSAYVSEVFRAGIEAVHPSQRLAARSLGLSHGQTMRRVVLPQALRKVTPALMNDFVAMQKDVGLISVLGAVDAVRAAQIETAHFFNFTPYVVAGLLFVLLAWPMIRLTDWLSAKTRAREQVGSIV
- the metX gene encoding homoserine O-acetyltransferase MetX; the protein is MDWQTTADAVPASIVTEARAQSLAGRAPATGAWREGDPVGDRRFVHVGDVPLESGRVLPSVRIAYEQWGTLSPARDNAILILHALTGDSHVVGAAGPAHPSAGWWPGIVGPGLAIDTDRWFVVAPNVLGGCQGSTGPASLAPDRAEWATRFPFLTIRDQVRAQLAFARELGIERFAAVVGGSMGAMHVLEWAVMAPEAVERIAVLAAPAASTADQIALNSVQIEAIRADPAFRGGEFYEAPDGEGPTRGLALARRMAMLNYRTAAELNHRFERSWQSDLDPLGGDGRFAVESYLDFHGNKFTRRFDANSYIVLTQAMNSHDLGRGRGGIDAALARIEATSLVLGIDSDRYFPLPGQAEIAARLRHSVHGPTPVLVSSEYGHDAFLIEDDAVGAALSALLDD
- a CDS encoding sensor histidine kinase; amino-acid sequence: MKRIHKERDRLLRRLARVSGMCGSIAALACLLVPGTASALELALAAILSLGACVLISLHAVRGAVLPALGVVACAVTLIAVLGAASVLDPAATTALAISGGVTAASVAISLIVRPDGPLLVLALAGACVIAIGLVAVAGHDLAAVAIATFAGWAACASLGAWLDRAIARTSARIDEVGRAHEAERLASELEARQRQDARVLHDTVLATLSLLAHSGVGVGVSALRQQAGDDARLLRQLRLGAPLDNGSTAIFSPDSDDDDVLSTTFESVRQRFARMGLDVNWHGAGRLALPTETLDALLGALGECLENVRRHSGVNEADVTVSDDDRTVRAMVTDAGHGFEPEAVDRGRLGYAESVVGRLHTVGGRARIFSSPGSGTTVMLEVPKP
- a CDS encoding thiamine-binding protein, producing the protein MLVAFSVAPSGTGRNDGSVHDAVAAAVRIVRESGLPNRTDSMFTTIEGEWDEVFDVVRRATEAVGAYGTRVSLVLKADIRPGYTGELDGKVHRLEQELSGG
- a CDS encoding glycosyltransferase 87 family protein; the protein is MTEVGERVASASVIRNMLAGRRSLWCAFVLVHLVLSWVNLTAPGYPLGDVTAVYRVWAENAAEGWVRMGIDVPWVYPILAFAPMAAALALGPELYAVTWLAIVAVLDAIAFGALLGRAGLSRRRRLAAWWWLGFLALLGPIAFGRIDAITVPLAITGLLWAAGRPRVAAVLLTIGAWVKVWPAALFVALVIASRQRVDALTVAAALSAGILGVSLLAGSGLNALGFVAEQTGRGLQIEAPLAVAWLWQIVGGSETVEIEYSRDILTFQIEGPGAEAAAALTTPLMAAGVLAVVLLGLRAVRRGAAFGRIMPPLALSLIVVLMLANKVGSPQFATWLAAPVILGLVYRPARFAVPAAIAAAVALFTHIIYPYWYGWLLVANPAFVFLLTVKVGLLAALLVWGIAALWQAGRRRETAPAAA